The stretch of DNA CGGGCTGAACGACCCGCTGTACGTCCAGTACGGGCGGTTCCTGCTGGAGGCGGCGCAGTTCGACTTCGGCCAGTCCTACAAGGTCGCACAGGGCCAGTCGGTCCGGAGCGTGCTTGCCTCGCGGCTCCCCGTCACCATCGAACTGTCGCTGTACGGGCAGGCCATCGGACTGCTGCTCGGGCTCCCGCTTGGGGTCATCTCGGCGGTGAAACAGGACACGCTCGTCGACCACGGTGGCCGGATCGGCGCGCTCTCGGGCATCTCGATCCCCATCTACTGGTCGGGGCCGATGCTGATCCTGCTGTTCTCGACGTACCTCGGGCTCTTCCCGGCCAGCGGCCGAATCAGCTCGACCGTCTTCCTCGCCGACCACTGGCACCTGTTCGGCACGGAGCTCCCGCTGACCGGGATGGTGACCATCGACACGCTGTTGCTGGGCCGGCTGGACGCGTGGTTCTCGGCCGTCCGGCACCTGTTCCTGCCCTCTGTCACCATCGGCATCTACTCGCTCGCGCTGATCTCGCGGATGATGCGGTCCTCGATGCTCGAAGTCGTCAGACAGGACTACATGCGGACCGCGCGGGCCAAGGGCCAGGGCGAGAAGATCACCATCATGAAACACGGCTTCCGGAACGCGCTCATCCCCGTCGTCACCGTCGTCGGCATCCAGTTCGGCACGCTGCTGGGCGGGGCCGTCCTCACCGAGACCGTGTTCGGCATCAACGGCATCGGGACCACCATCGTCGCCGCCATCAACGCGACGGACTACCCGCTGGTCCAGGGGACGGTCCTGACCTTCGCGCTGCTGTTCACCCTGGTGAACCTCGGCGTCGACATCACCTACAGCTACCTCGACCCCCGGATCCAACAGTGGCACGAGCACGGAAACGACCACCCAGACGCCGTCCGAGGACCGCGGCCTCGTCGACCGCCTGCGCTCCTCGCAGTTCCTCTCGGAACTGTTCTCGAACCGCATCGCCCTGACCGGGATCGCCATCATCGTCGCGATGGTCCTCATCGCGGTGTACGCGCGCCTGTTCCTCGACCTGCCGCCGCTGACCGATTCGCGGCTCGGCCAGGGGATACCGGATCGCGCCCCGCCCGGATGGGTCGGCCCGGCACCGGCCGACACCCACATCTTCGGGACCGACGCGGCCGCCCGCGACATCTTCAAGCGGACGCTGTACGGGGCCTGGATCGCGCTGAAGTTCGGGACCGTCGCCGTCGCCGCGTCGACGGTCGCCGGGATCGGCCTGGGGACGATCGCCGCCTACTACAGCGACGTCACCGACAACGTCATCATGCGGGCGATGGACGTCCTGCTGGCGTTCCCGTCGCTGCTGCTCGCGCTCGCGCTGGTGTCGATCTTCGGGGCGGGGCTCTGGAAGGCCACGGCGGCGCTGATCCTCGTGTACACCCCGCGGTTCGCCCGCGTCGTCAGGGGGGCGGCGCTGAAGGTCCTCGAGGACGAGTACATCGAGGCGACGGAGGCGCTGGGCGCGAACGACGCCCGCGTCCTCGCTCGCCACGTCGTCCCGAACTCGCTGGCCCCGATCACCGTCCAGTCGACGCTGAACTTCGGGCTGGCCATCATCGACATCGCGGCGCTGTCGTTCCTCGGGTTCGGTGCGCAGGCCGGCACGCCGTCGTGGGGCCTGATGCTCGCGAAGGGCGTCGAGAACGGCCTGCTCACCGGCAAGTGGTGGATGTCGGTGTTCCCGGGCCTGTTCCTCGCGGTGACGGTGCTTGGGTTCAATCTGCTGGGCGACGGGATGCGGGACGCGCTGGACCCGCGGATGCGGGAAGCGGTCGACTGACCGATGCAGGCGGGCGTCGAGGCCGAGGGGCGGGACTGGGGCCTGCTGGCGAGGGCGACCGGCGTCGGCTTCGCCGCCGCCGTCCTGCTGTTCTACGGTCTCGTGGCGACGGGGTGGTCGCCCCGCGACGCCAGCGAACTCGTCTTCCCGCTGGCGGCGCTGCCGTTCTCGCTCGGCCTGATCGGCTGGTCGACGGTGCTGCTGTCGGGGCGGGCCATCGAGACCTTCTCGACCGAGCTGGGGATCAGCGAGGGCTGGACCGTCGAGGGTGGTCGGCAGGGGACGGCGCTACTGACGCTGTTCGGGCTGGGCGGGATGGTCGGGGCCGCCGTCGCCGGCGCGCCGTTCGGGGTCTGACTCACTCCTCGTCGGGCCACCACCGGAGCGTCAGCGACACCGAGTCGTCGAGCCCGAAGACGCCCGTCTCGCGGTCGACGGTGACCGACTGGGGGGCGACCAGGTCGACGGCGTCGTCGCCGACGCTCACACGTAGGTCGTCCCCGTTCCGGTCGAGGCGGTCGGCCAGTGCGTCCAGATCCGAGAGCAGCGCCGTCCGGTCGACGGCGGCTCGCTCCCTCGTCGCGTCGGCGGCGTCGCCGACGACCGGCTGGATGGACACGTCCTCAGAGCGGTTCGAGAGGACGGCGTTGACGACGGCCCCCAGCAGGACGATCAGTCCGCTGACGTACAGCCACGTCAGGAGAAAGAGGATGCTGGCGACGAGGTTCTCGCCGGCTCCCCCGGCCTTGACC from Haloarcula litorea encodes:
- a CDS encoding ABC transporter permease produces the protein MRSSQFLSELFSNRIALTGIAIIVAMVLIAVYARLFLDLPPLTDSRLGQGIPDRAPPGWVGPAPADTHIFGTDAAARDIFKRTLYGAWIALKFGTVAVAASTVAGIGLGTIAAYYSDVTDNVIMRAMDVLLAFPSLLLALALVSIFGAGLWKATAALILVYTPRFARVVRGAALKVLEDEYIEATEALGANDARVLARHVVPNSLAPITVQSTLNFGLAIIDIAALSFLGFGAQAGTPSWGLMLAKGVENGLLTGKWWMSVFPGLFLAVTVLGFNLLGDGMRDALDPRMREAVD
- a CDS encoding DUF7268 family protein; the encoded protein is MQAGVEAEGRDWGLLARATGVGFAAAVLLFYGLVATGWSPRDASELVFPLAALPFSLGLIGWSTVLLSGRAIETFSTELGISEGWTVEGGRQGTALLTLFGLGGMVGAAVAGAPFGV